GAATGTTTCACGGTAAGATACTTGAGGAGCACCTACGTTCGCTTCCACTTTGAACTCACGACGCATACGGTCAACAAGGACGTCAAGGTGAAGCTCACCCATACCAGAGATAACTGTTTCACCAGTTTCAACGTTTGTTTCAACGCGGAATGTTGGATCTTCTTCAGCCAATTTTTGAAGTGCGATACCCATCTTATCTTGGTCAGCTTTAGATTTTGGCTCAACCATCAATTGGATAACTGGTTCTGGAACGTTGATTGACTCAAGGATGATTTTAGCTTTTTCATCTGTCAATGAGTCACCAGTTGTAGTATCTTTCAAACCAACGGCAGCAGCGATGTCACCTGAGTAAACAGTGTCAATTTCTTGACGGCTGTTAGCGTGCATTTGAAGGATACGTCCGATACGTTCACGTTTACCTTTAGAAGTGTTCAATACGTAAGAACCTGATTGAAGAACACCTGAGTATACACGGAAGAATGTCAAACGACCTACGAATGGGTCAGTCATGATCTTGAAGGCAAGAGCTGCGAATGGCTCTTCGTCAGATGCTGGACGAGTTTCTTCTTCATCTGTATCTGGGTTGATACCTTTGATTGCTGGGATATCAAGTGGGCTTGGAAGGTAGTCGATAACCGCATCAAGCATCAATTGAACACCCTTGTTCTTGAAGGCAGAACCACACAATACTGGGAAGAATTCAACATTGATAGTTGCTTTACGGATAGCAGCTTTCAATTCTTCGTTAGTGATTTCTTCACCTTCAAGGTATTTCATCATCAAATCTTCATCAGTTTCAGCAACTGCTTCCACCAATTTTTCACGGTATTCTTGAGCTTGGTCAAGGTATTCAGCTGGAATATCTTCTTCAAGGATATCTGTACCAAGGTCGTTAGTATAGATTTCAGCTTTCATCTTGATCAAGTCGATGATACCACGGAAGTCATCTTCAGCACCGATTGGCAATTGGATTGGGTGTGCGTTTGCTTGAAGACGATCGTGAAGTGTGCTTACTGAGTAAAGGAAGTCAGCACCGATTTTGTCCATTTTGTTGGCAAATACGATACGTGGAACTCCGTACTCAGTTGCTTGACGCCAAACTGTTTCAGTTTGAGGCTCAACACCTGATTGTGAGTCAAGAACAGTAACCGCACCATCCAATACACGAAGAGAACGTTGTACTTCGATTGTGAAGTCCACGTGTCCCGGTGTGTCGATGATGTTTACGCGGTGGTTGTTCCATTGAGCTGTTGTCGCAGCAGATGTGATTGTGATACCACGTTCTTGCTCTTGCTCCATCCAGTCCATTTGTGACGCACCTTCGTGAGTTTCACCGATTTTGTGGATTTTACCAGTGTAGTAAAGAATACGCTCAGTAGTTGTTGTTTTACCGGCATCGACGTGAGCCATGATACCGATATTACGAGTTTTTTCAAGTGAAAATTCGCGTGCCATGAGGTTTGTTTCTCCTATTTATTTTTAATTTCTATTCTATTATAACACGATTTTAATAAAAACGGATAGGCAGGACCTACCCGTTCTCAATGTTTATCTTGTTTTTGTTGGTTTCAACTTGTAGATAAGTTGAATTGAAGCTAATACTAATCGTTTTAGCTAATTTGAACCCGAGCGAGGCCCGGTGCAAAAAAGATAAACTGCTTTGTGTTCACGGAACACTGCATCAGTTTCCTATTTTTGCCTTGGGCCTTTACCGCTCTTGGTATCATTTTATTACCAACGGAAGTGTGCGAAGGCACGGTTAGCTTCAGCCATACGGTGAGTGTCTTCACGTTTCTTAACTGCTGCACCAGTGTTGTTCGCAGCATCCAAGATTTCTTTTGCAAGACGGTCTTGCATTGTGTGTTCACCACGAAGGCGAGCGATGGTTACCAACCAACGAAGTCCAAGTGTTGTACGACGTTCTGGACGAACTTCAACTGGGACTTGGTAGTTAGATCCACCAACACGACGTGCACGTACTTCAAGTACAGGCATTATGTTTTCCATAGCTGTTTCAAATACTTCAAGTGCATCGTTGCCAGTAGCTTCTTTGATTTGCTCAAAAGCACCGTAAACGATTGAAGCAGCTGTACCACGTTTACCATCAAGCATAACGCGGTTGATAAG
This genomic stretch from Streptococcus sp. 1643 harbors:
- the rpsG gene encoding 30S ribosomal protein S7; translated protein: MSRKNRAPKRDVLPDPLYNSQLVTRLINRVMLDGKRGTAASIVYGAFEQIKEATGNDALEVFETAMENIMPVLEVRARRVGGSNYQVPVEVRPERRTTLGLRWLVTIARLRGEHTMQDRLAKEILDAANNTGAAVKKREDTHRMAEANRAFAHFRW
- the fusA gene encoding elongation factor G, which gives rise to MAREFSLEKTRNIGIMAHVDAGKTTTTERILYYTGKIHKIGETHEGASQMDWMEQEQERGITITSAATTAQWNNHRVNIIDTPGHVDFTIEVQRSLRVLDGAVTVLDSQSGVEPQTETVWRQATEYGVPRIVFANKMDKIGADFLYSVSTLHDRLQANAHPIQLPIGAEDDFRGIIDLIKMKAEIYTNDLGTDILEEDIPAEYLDQAQEYREKLVEAVAETDEDLMMKYLEGEEITNEELKAAIRKATINVEFFPVLCGSAFKNKGVQLMLDAVIDYLPSPLDIPAIKGINPDTDEEETRPASDEEPFAALAFKIMTDPFVGRLTFFRVYSGVLQSGSYVLNTSKGKRERIGRILQMHANSRQEIDTVYSGDIAAAVGLKDTTTGDSLTDEKAKIILESINVPEPVIQLMVEPKSKADQDKMGIALQKLAEEDPTFRVETNVETGETVISGMGELHLDVLVDRMRREFKVEANVGAPQVSYRETFRASTQARGFFKRQSGGKGQFGDVWIEFTPNEEGKGFEFENAIVGGVVPREFIPAVEKGLVESMANGVLAGYPMVDVKAKLYDGSYHDVDSSETAFKIAASLALKEAAKSAQPAILEPMMLVTITVPEENLGDVMGHVTARRGRVDGMEAHGNSQIVRAYVPLAEMFGYATVLRSASQGRGTFMMVFDHYEDVPKSVQEEIIKKNKGED